The Gemmata palustris genome includes a region encoding these proteins:
- a CDS encoding transposase, giving the protein MAQAGLASNQKKVRRQNAHLVLIDETGLFLNPLVRRSWSLRGKTPVIGRDGGHRKKVSVIGAVSVSPVARRPGLYFSTLPDGFFTAEAVVHFLRDLLKHLRGKVVVVWDGGGNHKGPLIRAFLRRNRRLWLERLPAYAPELNPVEAVWSWLKYGQLANYVPDAMADLDDEIIDRLIALKCDPNVLRNLWDGSDLPFPQMRRDKQGSLPADQ; this is encoded by the coding sequence GTGGCTCAAGCAGGACTGGCCTCGAATCAAAAAAAGGTCCGGCGGCAGAACGCCCACCTCGTCCTGATCGACGAAACAGGGCTGTTCCTCAACCCGCTCGTCCGCCGGTCCTGGTCGTTGCGGGGCAAGACCCCGGTGATCGGCAGGGACGGCGGTCACCGCAAGAAGGTGAGCGTCATCGGGGCGGTGAGCGTGTCTCCGGTCGCCCGGCGGCCGGGCCTGTACTTCTCGACGCTACCGGACGGGTTCTTCACCGCCGAGGCGGTGGTCCACTTCCTGCGGGATCTCCTCAAGCACCTGCGGGGGAAGGTGGTGGTCGTTTGGGACGGGGGCGGGAATCACAAGGGGCCGCTGATCCGGGCGTTCCTGCGTCGGAACCGGCGGTTGTGGTTGGAACGGTTGCCGGCGTACGCGCCCGAGTTGAACCCGGTCGAGGCGGTGTGGTCGTGGCTCAAGTACGGGCAACTGGCGAACTACGTGCCCGACGCGATGGCCGACTTGGACGACGAGATCATCGACCGGCTCATCGCGTTGAAGTGCGACCCGAACGTACTGCGGAACCTGTGGGACGGGTCGGATTTGCCATTCCCACAAATGAGGCGCGATAAACAGGGTTCGCTTCCTGCGGATCAGTAA
- a CDS encoding transposase, whose protein sequence is MADSLFGTVTAFREQLASNGRTYCVGIDSTIKVIAADADPGPVPKSSGIGRPPTRPTTVRAVATSPSVKGWALAHAADFRTVTWRAGSKGEMSGRFAA, encoded by the coding sequence CTGGCCGACAGTCTGTTCGGCACGGTGACCGCGTTCCGGGAGCAACTCGCGTCGAACGGTCGGACGTACTGCGTCGGTATCGATTCGACAATCAAGGTGATCGCGGCGGACGCCGACCCGGGGCCGGTTCCGAAGTCCTCGGGCATCGGGCGCCCACCGACCCGACCGACGACGGTTCGTGCGGTTGCGACCTCGCCGAGCGTCAAGGGGTGGGCTCTCGCGCATGCCGCTGACTTCCGCACGGTGACGTGGCGGGCGGGCTCGAAGGGGGAAATGAGCGGTCGCTTCGCCGCTTAG
- a CDS encoding IS630 family transposase: protein MRSKGTAAELEARRRLAVLRVSEGWTRAEVAAFLGVHRETVGEWVRAHAAGGQKALAPKPHPGRTPFLTADQEKRVLGWLTESPTKHGFRTDLWTAKQVAELIRTKFGVAFHPNYLREWLTKRNHTPQKPARRAKQRNPEAIAAWLKQDWPRIKKRSGGRTPTSS from the coding sequence ATGAGGAGCAAAGGGACCGCTGCCGAGTTGGAAGCCCGCCGACGGTTGGCTGTCTTGCGGGTGAGCGAGGGCTGGACCCGTGCGGAGGTCGCCGCCTTCTTGGGGGTCCACCGCGAGACCGTTGGGGAGTGGGTGCGTGCCCATGCCGCCGGTGGGCAGAAGGCTCTTGCGCCCAAGCCCCACCCGGGTCGAACCCCGTTCCTGACCGCCGACCAGGAGAAGCGGGTTCTCGGGTGGCTCACCGAGTCGCCGACCAAGCACGGGTTCCGAACCGACCTGTGGACGGCCAAGCAGGTGGCCGAGTTGATCCGCACCAAGTTCGGCGTCGCGTTCCACCCGAACTACCTGCGGGAGTGGCTGACCAAGCGGAACCATACCCCGCAGAAGCCGGCCCGGCGGGCCAAGCAGCGGAACCCCGAGGCCATCGCCGCGTGGCTCAAGCAGGACTGGCCTCGAATCAAAAAAAGGTCCGGCGGCAGAACGCCCACCTCGTCCTGA
- a CDS encoding ROK family protein — protein MFLGIEIGGTKLQLGLGHGDGHIAALWRGTVNPSEGGEGIRKQIVAAVPELFAKANTDPGTLKGVGIGFGGPTDDRSRTVIKSHQIQGWDGFPLADWVSDLVGAPAVLCNDADVAGLGEALFGAGKGLSPIFYITVGTGVGGGLIIDGQIYRGVGRGAAEIGHLKVRDWREYSELAITDLEEVASGWGIANNMGEHLASEVEARSTSLLGEIPRKALTTKHVADAAQRGDKLAADVLNCAIGSIAEAVSQLITLLCPQRIVIGGGVSLMGEELFFAPLRRMVEERTFSPFAGLTDIVPAALGEEVVIHGALALARQKLGG, from the coding sequence ATGTTCCTCGGGATCGAGATCGGCGGAACGAAGCTCCAGCTCGGTTTGGGGCACGGCGACGGGCACATTGCCGCGCTGTGGCGCGGAACCGTGAACCCCTCGGAAGGCGGTGAGGGGATTCGCAAGCAAATCGTCGCGGCCGTGCCAGAACTGTTCGCGAAGGCCAACACCGATCCTGGCACCTTAAAGGGTGTTGGTATCGGCTTCGGCGGCCCAACAGACGACCGCAGCCGGACGGTCATCAAATCACATCAAATTCAAGGCTGGGACGGCTTCCCGCTCGCGGATTGGGTCAGCGATCTGGTCGGCGCGCCCGCTGTGCTGTGCAACGACGCGGACGTGGCCGGTTTGGGCGAAGCGCTGTTCGGCGCGGGGAAGGGGCTGTCGCCGATCTTCTACATCACGGTCGGCACAGGCGTTGGTGGCGGGCTCATCATCGACGGCCAGATCTACCGCGGCGTCGGAAGAGGGGCCGCGGAGATCGGGCACCTGAAGGTGCGAGACTGGCGAGAGTACAGTGAGCTAGCAATTACGGACCTCGAAGAAGTCGCTTCGGGCTGGGGGATTGCTAACAACATGGGCGAACATCTCGCATCAGAAGTCGAGGCTCGTAGTACGTCGCTGTTAGGTGAAATTCCGCGTAAAGCATTGACAACAAAGCATGTGGCAGATGCCGCGCAACGCGGAGATAAGCTCGCGGCTGATGTCCTCAATTGTGCAATTGGTTCCATTGCAGAAGCTGTCAGCCAACTGATTACATTGCTTTGCCCGCAGCGTATTGTGATCGGCGGCGGGGTTTCCCTGATGGGTGAAGAGTTGTTCTTTGCCCCACTTCGCCGGATGGTCGAAGAACGAACCTTCTCCCCCTTCGCCGGGCTGACGGACATCGTGCCGGCGGCGCTGGGCGAAGAGGTGGTGATCCACGGCGCGCTGGCGTTGGCGCGACAGAAGCTCGGTGGGTAA
- a CDS encoding inositol monophosphatase family protein, producing the protein MNADWRTRYDLAIDAAHKAGDLARTYYETTFEVEHKADSSPVTIADKSAEKLIREAVSAAFPADGFLGEEFGNQPGTSGFRWVIDPIDGTKSFIRHVPIWATLIGLEYRGEQIGGVVYIPVFGMTYRALRGDGAYHNERRIRVSDVSTLAESSLCYSSMGWFSRAGREKVFHDLYGKTKRQRGHGDFYGFVLVAEGAADIMLEHGVNPWDVAATKPIVEEAGGMFTDWTGVPTIHTPDVLATNGKLHATVVEMLRG; encoded by the coding sequence ATGAACGCAGACTGGCGCACACGGTACGATCTGGCCATCGACGCGGCCCACAAAGCGGGCGACCTCGCCCGGACGTACTACGAAACCACTTTTGAAGTTGAGCACAAGGCCGACAGTAGCCCGGTCACCATCGCCGACAAGTCCGCCGAGAAGTTGATCCGCGAGGCCGTGTCCGCCGCGTTCCCCGCGGACGGGTTCCTGGGAGAAGAGTTCGGGAACCAGCCCGGCACGAGCGGGTTCCGGTGGGTCATCGACCCCATCGACGGGACCAAGTCGTTCATCCGCCACGTGCCCATTTGGGCCACGCTCATCGGCCTCGAGTACCGGGGCGAGCAGATCGGCGGGGTGGTGTACATTCCGGTGTTCGGGATGACCTACCGGGCGCTCCGCGGCGACGGCGCGTACCACAACGAGCGCCGGATTCGCGTGTCGGACGTGTCCACGCTCGCGGAATCCTCGCTGTGCTACTCCAGCATGGGCTGGTTCTCCCGTGCCGGGCGCGAAAAGGTCTTTCACGACCTGTACGGTAAAACCAAGCGCCAGCGCGGGCACGGGGACTTTTACGGCTTCGTCCTCGTGGCCGAGGGCGCCGCGGACATCATGCTCGAACACGGCGTGAATCCTTGGGACGTGGCCGCGACCAAGCCCATCGTGGAAGAGGCCGGCGGTATGTTCACCGACTGGACCGGCGTCCCGACGATCCACACGCCCGACGTGCTCGCGACCAACGGCAAGCTGCACGCGACCGTGGTCGAAATGCTGCGCGGGTAG
- a CDS encoding cation-translocating P-type ATPase family protein: MHREISTVDDPFHSESPLGLYLLTAVVGGLLAADLWPSVATWLKGQGAETYSWGRELYGFRYALIAAVIGGGRVLYTSLEALFEGRIGSDLALAIACLAAIILKEPVVACEVVFIGLVGECLEAFTFARTQNALGKLAELFPQRCWVLRDGAEVRAFTADVIVGDKVVVKPGGRVPVDGDVMDGRSAVDASAITGESLPVDKGPGDTVLAGSIVQHGSLTVEARKVAKQTVAGQVIELTGQALKDKAPLERYADRLARYFLPVVLALALVTFIGNVAYQVSSTPQPGFPKPTLRAAAKVAAYPALAVLVVACPCALILATPAAVIAALGRLAGTGVLIKGGSALERLAGVTAFAFDKTGTLTEGKLELGDVIPLASTAEQLLQAAATAEQRSEHPLARLIVREAAARNLEVAQAEAFQAHPGAGVTATASGTAITVGTRRLIEEQGIALPPEALAALEQLDAAGQTSLVVARNGVVLGVLGARDTLRPEAAQVLADLRALGITPVALLTGDRSAVARAIAEQIPVTEVHAEMLPAQKAEWVASRAPVPAAEGRAEAELSSADTVPSTEGRFSPLSSGRTGSSVAFVGDGINDAPALARAGVGIAIGSGTDVAAEAGDIVMMGAPLAPLPLLVKLSRETVRIIRQNILVFAFGVNLVGILLTGLLWPLFASSPEWYESAPLAAVIYHQFGSLAVLLNSMRLLAFDRKENRTLSRARGVAQALEGWLGRVSIDGLLHAVAHQWKFIRAGLVGAAVLVFLGTAFSQIENGEVGVVRRFGEVTADLQPGLHVRWPWPIETVTRVRPDEVRSVELGFRVLAEKQEKKPGSNTWTSGHGDGVGRLTDEAVMITGDGDLVEILATARYRVSDPRQYLFATRDPDGVVRSSAEAVLRELVASHRFLELLTVRRAELESTALERLNRRLAQAAPGGMGVALDGFTLHDLHPPPEVVTSYHEVAKAIQDRDRVVNEALASSIRTRRRAEEEADWVLKRTEAEKHARLEGANADRDAFLAWHLVRAKLTDAEEAALATERANRVAAKQDPAAVDKDIAERRAKLLAERRALLETRLTYQTVVDVLRVRDKVIIDAPDVPGRRHLFLLDPELLKLPQLAAPRTIEKDP; encoded by the coding sequence ATGCACCGCGAGATCAGCACCGTTGACGACCCGTTCCACTCCGAGTCGCCGCTCGGCTTGTACCTGCTCACGGCCGTCGTGGGCGGGCTACTCGCAGCCGATCTGTGGCCCAGCGTAGCGACCTGGCTCAAGGGTCAGGGGGCCGAGACGTATTCCTGGGGCCGCGAACTGTACGGCTTCCGGTACGCCCTTATCGCGGCCGTCATCGGCGGCGGGCGCGTGCTGTACACGTCGCTCGAAGCGCTTTTTGAGGGGCGCATCGGGTCGGATCTCGCGCTCGCCATCGCGTGCCTCGCGGCCATCATCCTGAAAGAGCCGGTCGTCGCGTGCGAGGTCGTGTTCATCGGTCTCGTCGGCGAGTGCCTCGAAGCGTTCACGTTCGCGCGCACGCAGAACGCGCTCGGCAAACTCGCGGAACTCTTCCCGCAGCGGTGCTGGGTGCTGCGAGACGGCGCCGAAGTGCGCGCCTTCACTGCGGATGTAATCGTTGGCGACAAGGTGGTGGTGAAACCCGGCGGGCGCGTGCCGGTCGATGGTGACGTGATGGACGGCCGATCGGCCGTGGACGCCAGCGCGATCACCGGCGAAAGCCTGCCCGTCGATAAAGGGCCGGGCGACACGGTTCTTGCCGGTAGCATCGTTCAACACGGTTCGCTCACGGTCGAGGCGAGAAAGGTCGCGAAGCAGACCGTTGCCGGGCAGGTGATCGAGCTGACCGGACAGGCACTGAAGGATAAGGCACCGCTCGAGCGCTACGCGGACCGGCTCGCGCGGTACTTTCTCCCCGTCGTGCTCGCGCTCGCGCTCGTGACGTTCATCGGCAACGTCGCGTATCAGGTCTCGAGCACGCCACAACCCGGCTTCCCCAAACCCACGCTCCGGGCGGCCGCCAAGGTCGCCGCGTACCCGGCGCTCGCCGTGCTGGTGGTCGCGTGCCCGTGCGCACTGATCCTCGCGACACCGGCCGCGGTGATTGCCGCACTCGGTCGGCTCGCGGGGACGGGGGTGCTCATCAAGGGCGGTTCCGCACTCGAACGGCTCGCCGGCGTGACCGCGTTCGCGTTCGACAAGACCGGCACGCTCACAGAAGGGAAACTCGAACTCGGCGACGTAATTCCCCTTGCGTCCACCGCGGAACAGCTCCTACAAGCCGCCGCGACCGCCGAACAGCGGAGCGAGCACCCGCTCGCGCGGCTCATCGTGCGCGAAGCCGCAGCGCGCAACCTGGAAGTGGCGCAAGCCGAAGCGTTCCAGGCGCACCCCGGTGCGGGCGTGACCGCGACCGCGAGCGGAACCGCCATCACCGTCGGCACCCGGCGCCTGATCGAAGAACAGGGGATTGCCCTTCCGCCGGAAGCGCTCGCGGCCCTCGAGCAACTCGACGCGGCCGGGCAAACGTCGCTGGTCGTCGCCCGCAACGGCGTCGTGCTCGGTGTGCTCGGCGCGCGCGACACGCTCCGCCCCGAAGCGGCACAAGTTCTCGCCGATCTGCGCGCGCTCGGGATCACGCCCGTCGCGTTACTCACCGGGGACCGCTCCGCGGTTGCGCGCGCGATTGCGGAGCAAATTCCCGTAACCGAAGTCCACGCGGAGATGCTTCCCGCGCAGAAGGCGGAGTGGGTGGCATCACGCGCTCCCGTTCCCGCCGCTGAAGGGCGCGCGGAGGCCGAGCTTTCGAGTGCGGACACTGTCCCGAGTACAGAAGGACGGTTCTCCCCTCTTTCTTCGGGACGAACCGGTTCTTCCGTGGCCTTCGTCGGCGACGGCATCAACGACGCCCCCGCCCTCGCGCGGGCCGGTGTGGGAATCGCCATCGGGAGTGGAACGGATGTCGCGGCCGAAGCGGGCGACATCGTGATGATGGGCGCGCCGCTCGCCCCGCTCCCGCTCCTCGTGAAATTGTCGCGCGAAACGGTCCGCATCATCCGGCAAAACATTCTCGTCTTCGCGTTCGGCGTGAACCTCGTCGGCATCCTCCTCACCGGTCTGCTGTGGCCGCTGTTCGCGTCGTCGCCCGAATGGTACGAATCGGCCCCGCTCGCGGCCGTCATCTACCACCAGTTCGGATCGCTCGCGGTGCTGTTGAACTCGATGCGCCTGCTCGCCTTTGATCGGAAAGAGAACCGCACCCTTTCGCGCGCCCGCGGAGTGGCCCAGGCACTCGAAGGGTGGCTCGGGCGCGTCTCGATCGACGGCCTGTTGCACGCGGTCGCGCACCAGTGGAAGTTCATCCGCGCCGGGTTGGTCGGGGCCGCGGTACTCGTGTTTCTCGGCACCGCATTCAGCCAGATCGAGAACGGCGAGGTCGGGGTCGTGCGGCGGTTCGGCGAAGTGACCGCGGACCTGCAACCGGGGCTGCACGTGCGCTGGCCGTGGCCCATCGAAACGGTCACCCGCGTGCGCCCCGACGAGGTGCGCAGCGTCGAACTCGGGTTCCGCGTACTCGCCGAGAAGCAGGAAAAGAAGCCGGGCAGTAACACGTGGACGAGCGGGCACGGCGACGGCGTCGGGCGCCTCACCGACGAAGCGGTGATGATTACCGGCGACGGCGATCTGGTCGAGATCCTCGCCACCGCGCGCTACCGCGTGAGCGACCCGCGCCAGTACCTCTTCGCGACGCGCGACCCGGACGGGGTGGTCCGCTCGTCGGCCGAAGCCGTGCTGCGCGAACTGGTCGCGAGCCACCGGTTCCTGGAACTGCTCACGGTCCGGCGCGCGGAATTAGAAAGTACCGCGCTGGAGCGCCTGAACCGCCGGCTCGCGCAGGCCGCGCCCGGTGGCATGGGCGTCGCGCTCGACGGGTTCACGCTCCACGACCTGCACCCGCCGCCGGAAGTGGTGACCTCGTACCACGAGGTGGCGAAGGCCATCCAGGACCGCGACCGGGTGGTGAACGAGGCGCTCGCGAGTTCGATCCGCACCCGGCGCCGCGCGGAAGAAGAGGCCGACTGGGTGCTGAAGCGCACCGAGGCCGAAAAGCACGCGCGGCTCGAGGGCGCGAACGCCGACCGCGACGCCTTCCTCGCGTGGCACCTCGTCCGCGCGAAATTGACGGACGCGGAAGAAGCGGCCCTCGCGACCGAGCGCGCGAACCGCGTCGCGGCCAAACAAGACCCGGCCGCCGTGGACAAGGACATTGCCGAGCGCCGGGCGAAGCTCCTCGCGGAGCGCCGGGCGCTCCTCGAAACGCGCCTCACGTACCAAACCGTGGTCGACGTACTGCGGGTGCGCGACAAAGTGATTATTGACGCGCCCGACGTACCCGGGCGCCGGCACCTGTTCTTGCTCGACCCGGAACTCCTGAAACTCCCGCAACTGGCCGCCCCCCGCACGATCGAGAAAGACCCGTAA
- a CDS encoding Uma2 family endonuclease, giving the protein MSTATPGAVTKLTTADEFWEFVHRPEHESRSFHLIRGTVVEDARPERPHGVVVARLGSFLEEYARHVRFGYVVTASGVILARNPATVLGPDVAYFTDANKFEDMHPKWGEVPPVLAVEISSPNDRPGRMNAKIQEYLTNGVKVVWQIDYEERNVTVYRPNKTMEVVRESDELTGGDDLPGLVIKVADIFKLPGDRHPPPPTSPPPAT; this is encoded by the coding sequence ATGTCCACCGCCACACCAGGCGCTGTGACAAAGTTGACGACCGCCGACGAGTTCTGGGAGTTCGTCCACCGCCCGGAGCACGAGTCGCGCTCGTTCCACCTCATCCGCGGCACGGTTGTCGAAGACGCGCGCCCAGAACGGCCGCACGGCGTTGTTGTTGCCCGGCTCGGCTCATTTCTCGAAGAGTACGCGCGGCACGTCCGCTTTGGGTACGTCGTCACGGCATCCGGTGTGATCCTGGCTCGGAATCCGGCAACCGTTCTGGGACCGGACGTTGCATACTTCACAGACGCGAACAAGTTCGAGGATATGCACCCCAAATGGGGAGAGGTGCCTCCGGTTCTGGCGGTCGAGATTTCGTCGCCGAACGACCGCCCGGGGCGCATGAACGCGAAAATCCAAGAGTACCTGACGAACGGCGTGAAAGTCGTTTGGCAGATCGATTACGAAGAGCGGAACGTCACCGTGTACCGCCCGAACAAGACGATGGAGGTCGTGCGCGAGAGCGACGAGCTAACCGGCGGGGACGATCTGCCCGGACTGGTCATCAAAGTCGCGGACATCTTCAAACTGCCCGGGGACCGCCATCCGCCCCCACCTACTTCTCCGCCGCCCGCCACGTAA
- a CDS encoding ROK family protein, protein MSTGYWLGVDLGGTKILAGLFDDDLKLLARAKQPTSAGGGPTGVVANIVKAVDEAVRAADVDPNKIRGMCIGVPGQIELGTTRVKFAPNLDWRDVDVKPLLPASWQWPLVVENDVRMGTYGEFAHGAAKGARNVLGVFVGTGVGGGMILNGELFTGFNGNAGEIGHLIVHWRRGTELEGIAGRKYMMKRAKEILDDAPKRVRKEWKGVDLSGVRSSQLAEYYQKDDPVAVQLVDDAARALGAALGGLVNFISPQVIVVGGGVTGALGDTFIERIWEIAQRYALPGAATGVKCVSAQLGDDSGIVGCAAYAKAHQPGAEPAPGQPDSTEVVQREAI, encoded by the coding sequence ATGAGCACCGGATACTGGCTCGGCGTCGACCTCGGCGGAACCAAAATTCTGGCCGGCCTGTTCGACGACGACCTCAAACTACTCGCACGCGCCAAGCAACCGACGTCCGCGGGCGGCGGCCCGACCGGGGTCGTCGCTAACATCGTGAAGGCGGTCGACGAGGCCGTGCGCGCGGCGGACGTCGACCCCAACAAGATCCGCGGGATGTGCATCGGCGTCCCGGGGCAGATCGAGCTGGGCACCACGCGGGTGAAGTTCGCGCCCAACCTCGACTGGCGCGACGTGGACGTGAAGCCGCTCCTGCCCGCGTCGTGGCAGTGGCCGCTCGTCGTCGAGAACGACGTGCGCATGGGCACCTACGGCGAGTTCGCGCACGGGGCCGCGAAGGGCGCCCGGAACGTCCTCGGCGTGTTCGTGGGCACCGGCGTCGGCGGGGGGATGATCCTCAACGGCGAGCTGTTCACCGGGTTCAACGGCAACGCGGGCGAGATCGGGCACCTGATCGTTCACTGGCGCCGGGGCACCGAACTCGAGGGCATCGCCGGCCGCAAGTACATGATGAAGCGGGCGAAGGAAATTCTGGACGACGCGCCCAAGCGCGTGCGGAAGGAATGGAAGGGCGTGGACCTGAGCGGGGTTCGCAGCTCGCAGCTCGCGGAGTACTACCAGAAAGACGACCCGGTCGCGGTGCAACTGGTGGACGACGCGGCCCGCGCGCTCGGGGCCGCGCTCGGCGGTCTGGTGAACTTCATCAGCCCGCAGGTGATCGTGGTCGGCGGGGGCGTTACCGGGGCACTCGGGGACACGTTCATCGAGCGCATCTGGGAAATCGCCCAGCGGTACGCGCTGCCCGGCGCCGCGACCGGCGTGAAGTGCGTGTCGGCCCAACTCGGGGACGACTCCGGCATCGTCGGTTGTGCGGCCTACGCTAAAGCGCACCAGCCCGGCGCCGAACCCGCGCCGGGCCAGCCCGATTCGACCGAAGTGGTGCAACGCGAAGCGATCTGA
- a CDS encoding phosphoribosylanthranilate isomerase, which translates to MVRIKICGVTTPEAARGAAEAGADAVGLNFYPQSPRFVSPQQAAGIVRALPAFIAPVGVFVGMQLRQVCAVAFQLGLRGVQTYDEQPPDDNTFPFAHVPAFRVKDRAGLDHVRRFVDTARALNREPSAVLIDSHVPGQMGGTGHVAPWNLLKGFDVGVPIILAGGLTPENVAEAIAVVRPWGVDVASGVESSPGVKDPDKVARFVKNVRTGSESVFT; encoded by the coding sequence ATGGTTCGTATCAAGATTTGTGGTGTCACGACCCCCGAGGCCGCGCGCGGTGCGGCCGAAGCCGGGGCCGACGCGGTCGGGCTGAATTTCTACCCCCAATCCCCGCGGTTCGTCTCGCCGCAGCAGGCAGCGGGCATTGTTCGCGCGCTACCGGCGTTCATCGCGCCCGTCGGCGTGTTCGTGGGGATGCAGTTGCGGCAGGTGTGCGCGGTCGCGTTCCAGTTGGGGTTGCGCGGGGTCCAGACCTACGACGAGCAACCGCCGGATGATAACACCTTTCCGTTCGCACACGTCCCCGCGTTCCGGGTGAAGGACCGGGCCGGACTGGATCACGTCCGGCGGTTCGTGGACACCGCCCGGGCGCTCAATCGGGAGCCGTCGGCGGTGCTGATCGACTCGCACGTTCCGGGGCAGATGGGCGGCACCGGGCACGTGGCCCCGTGGAACCTCCTGAAAGGGTTCGACGTCGGTGTACCTATCATTCTTGCGGGGGGGCTGACCCCGGAGAACGTCGCGGAGGCGATCGCGGTCGTGCGCCCGTGGGGCGTCGATGTCGCCAGCGGCGTCGAAAGCTCGCCCGGCGTGAAAGATCCCGATAAGGTGGCCCGGTTTGTGAAGAACGTGCGTACCGGGTCCGAATCAGTTTTCACTTGA